The Vicia villosa cultivar HV-30 ecotype Madison, WI linkage group LG1, Vvil1.0, whole genome shotgun sequence genome includes a region encoding these proteins:
- the LOC131630935 gene encoding cell wall / vacuolar inhibitor of fructosidase 1-like: MNPLALALILCTIAASHSTIINPQNNNANLIEQTCKKTPKYATCIKFLESDPRSSEADLPGFALNSLAKIGMAANTVLNKINDLVNMNREPAQTEALNSCADRYSTILVADMPKSIAALKLGDPKLAEDGANDAAVEATSCENGFKGKSPLTEENAAMYDAAIITAAIVKQML, translated from the coding sequence ATGAATCCACTAGCATTAGCTCTCATCTTGTGCACCATTGCTGCATCTCACTCCACAATCATCAATCCCCAAAACAACAATGCCAATCTGATAGAACAAACTTGcaaaaaaactccaaaatatGCAACTTGCATTAAGTTCCTCGAATCCGATCCACGAAGCTCCGAAGCAGATCTTCCAGGTTTTGCACTTAACTCGCTGGCCAAAATCGGCATGGCAGCAAACACTGTCCTAAACAAAATCAATGATTTGGTTAATATGAATCGCGAGCCTGCTCAAACTGAAGCTTTGAATTCTTGTGCTGATCGATACAGTACAATTTTGGTAGCTGATATGCCAAAATCTATTGCGGCTTTGAAACTTGGAGATCCTAAGCTTGCTGAAGATGGTGCTAATGATGCTGCTGTTGAAGCTACTTCTTGTGagaatggattcaaaggaaaatcaccaCTCACTGAGGAGAATGCTGCTATGTATGATGCAGCTATCATAACAGCAGCTATTGTTAAACAAATGCTCTAG
- the LOC131630927 gene encoding cell wall / vacuolar inhibitor of fructosidase 1 produces the protein MKKTSTYVTSLPLHILLLSCFLLHLTQSFPLLKDDDLVDQICKKTPFYDLCSTILHANPLSPTSDPKGMALIMVNDLLANASDTLSYIEELIKQTSDKDLEQQLAFCAESYIPVVKYIIPQAAEAISQGRFGFASYSIVDAEKEIGACNKKFSGSSSVLGDRNSIMQKLVDVAAAIVKLLLNG, from the coding sequence atgaagaaaacCTCAACATATGTCACCTCTCTCCCTCTTCATATTCTTCTCCTCTCTTGTTTCCTTCTTCATCTCACTCAATCCTTCCCTCTTTTAAAGGATGATGATTTGGTCGACCAGATATGCAAAAAAACACCCTTTTACGACCTATGCAGCACCATCTTACACGCCAACCCTCTATCTCCCACATCTGATCCTAAAGGCATGGCTCTCATAATGGTCAACGACCTCTTGGCAAATGCTAGTGACACTTTGAGTTACATTGAGGAGCTTATCAAACAAACATCAGACAAAGATTTGGAGCAACAGTTGGCTTTTTGTGCTGAGTCATATATTCCTGTTGTGAAGTATATTATTCCACAAGCAGCTGAAGCTATAAGCCAAGGTAGGTTTGGGTTTGCAAGTTACTCTATTGTTGATGCTGAGAAGGAGATTGGTGCTTGTAATAAGAAATTCTCAGGGTCTAGTTCAGTGTTGGGTGATAGGAATAGTATTATGCAGAAGCTGGTGGATGTTGCTGCAGCCATTGTAAAACTATTATTAAATGGTTGA